The following proteins come from a genomic window of Astatotilapia calliptera chromosome 11, fAstCal1.2, whole genome shotgun sequence:
- the LOC113032733 gene encoding sodium bicarbonate cotransporter 3-like isoform X2, with translation MGDFWGDIASQRVARAMSLGNDEEAVLDQGKTSSTLYTNFEKEELESHRAVYVGVHVPLGRQSRRRHRHRGHRHHRKRRERSDREDGRESPSYDTPSQRVQFILGTEDDDEEHIPHDLFTELDELAFKDGDMQEWKETARWLKFEEDVEDGGERWSKPYVATLSLHSLFELRSCILNGTVLLDMRAGSIEEIADMVIDSMLASGQLEEGAQEKVREAMLRRHHHQNEKKLSNRIPLVRSFADIGKKYSEPNLLERNGLLASPQSAPGNLDDNKNAESRGNGGSGSRENSTVDFSKQDCDCVCLLPAASRKPAVDMNFMKKIPHGAEASNVLVGEVDFLERPIIAFVRLCPAVLLTGLTEVPVPTRFLFLLLGPFGKGPQYHEIGRSIATLMTDEVFHDVAYKARDRNDLLSGIDEFLDQVTVLPPGEWDPSIRIEPPKSVPSQEKRKIASFPNGSAHSSEMGKEAEHHAGPELQRTGRIFGGLVNDVRRKAPFYWSDIRDAVSLQCLASILFLYCACMSPVITFGGLLGEATKGSISAIESLFGASLTGVAYSLFAGQPLTILGSTGPVLVFEKILFKFCSQYHLSYLHLRTSIGLWTAFLCLLLVATDASSLVCYITRFTEEAFAALICIIFIYEALEKLVRLGELYPINMHNQLDNLTFYRCQCAPPANASAEVLGVWSKKNVTPENIPWDQLSSKTCKALMGELVGPACSHSGPYVPDVLFWSIILFFTTFFLSSFLKQFKTKSYFPTKVRSTISDFAVFLTIMIMVLVDYLVGVPSPKLNVPDRFKPTSENRGWLISPLGPNPWWTLLAAAVPALLCTILIFMDQQITAVIINRKENKLKKGCGYHLDLLVVAVMLGVCSIMGLPWFVAATVLSISHVNSLKLESECAAPGEQPKFLGIREQRVTGFMIFFLMGCSVFMTSVLKFIPMPVLYGVFLYMGVSSLKGIQLFDRIKLFGMPAKHQPDLIYLRYVPLWKVHVFTVVQLSCLIALWAIKASPAAVIFPMMVLALVFIRKLLDFCFTKRELSWLDDLIPESKKKKEDDKKKEKEDARRMLEEVEEELPYDRGEVLNFPIKNLKKRDPSEVNISDEMAKSGIWKSVSKNSDSSKALRRTFSHDKLPSVRINVENEDGQRVVNAETSL, from the exons GGGAACGATGAGGAGGCCGTGCTGGACCAGGGCAAGACCAGCTCCACCCTTTACACCAACTTTGAGAAAGAGGAACTGGAGA GTCACAGGGCGGTGTACGTTGGCGTGCACGTTCCGCTGGGCCGCCAGAGCCGGAGAAGACACCGTCACCGCGGACATCGACATCACAGGAAGCGCAGAGAGCGCTCGGATCGGGAGGACGGGCGAGAGTCGCCGTCATACG ACACGCCGTCTCAGAGGGTCCAGTTCATCCTCGGCACCGAGGACGACGACGAGGAGCACATCCCCCACGACCTGTTCACCGAGCTGGATGAGCTCGCCTTCAAAGACGGAGACATGCAGGAGTGGAAGGAGACGGCCAG gtgGCTGAAGTTTGAGGAGGACGTTGAGGACGGCGGCGAGCGCTGGAGCAAACCCTACGTGGCGACGCTGTCACTGCACAGCCTGTTCGAGCTGCGCTCCTGCATCCTGAACGGCACCGTGCTGCTCGACATGAGAGCCGGCTCCATCGAGGAGATCGCAG ACATGGTGATTGACAGCATGCTGGCGTCCGGTCAGCTGGAGGAGGGCGCGCAGGAGAAGGTGAGGGAGGCCATGCTGAGGCGCCACCACCATCAGAATGAGAAGAAGCTGAGCAACCGCATCCCGCTGGTCCGATCCTTTGCCGACATAGGCAAGAAATACTCGGAGCCAAACTTACTGGAACGCAACG GTCTGCTGGCGTCGCCTCAGTCGGCCCCTGGAAACCTCGACGACAACAAAAACGCCGAGAGTCGCGGCAACGGCGGCAGCGGCAGCCGGGAGAACAGCACGGTGGACTTCAGCAAG CAGGACTGCGACTGCGTTTGTTTGCTGCCAGCGGCCAGCAGGAAGCCCGCA gTGGACATGAACTTCATGAAGAAGATTCCTCACGGAGCCGAGGCCTCCAACGTCCTGGTGGGTGAAGTGGACTTCCTGGAGCGGCCCATCATCGCCTTCGTCCGGCTCTGCCCCGCCGTGCTGCTGACCGGCCTCACCGAAGTCCCGGTGCCCACCAG GTTTCTCTTCCTGCTGCTCGGTCCGTTTGGAAAAGGTCCGCAGTACCACGAGATCGGGCGCTCCATCGCCACACTGATGACAGACGAG GTTTTCCACGACGTGGCGTACAAGGCGAGGGACCGCAACGACCTGCTGTCGGGGATCGACGAGTTCCTGGATCAGGTCACCGTGCTGCCGCCGGGAGAATGGGACCCCAGCATCCGCATCGAGCCCCCGAAGAGCGTCCCGTCTCAG GAGAAGAGAAAGATAGCGTCCTTCCCCAATGGCTCCGCCCACAGCTCTGAGATGGGCAAGGAGGCGGAGCATCACGCGGGACCAGAGCTGCAGAGGACGGGGAG GATTTTTGGCGGTTTGGTGAACGACGTTCGGAGGAAGGCGCCGTTCTACTGGAGCGACATCAGAGACGCCGTGAGCCTGCAGTGCCTGGCCTCCATCCTCTTCCTGTACTGCGCCTGCATGTCGCCCGTCATCACCTTCGGAGGTCTGCTCGGGGAGGCCACCAAAGGGAGCATA AGTGCCATTGAGTCGCTGTTTGGCGCGTCTCTGACGGGCGTGGCCTACTCTCTGTTCGCCGGGCAGCCTCTCACCATCCTGGGCAGCACGGGCCCGGTTCTGGTCTTTGAGAAGATCCTCTTCAAGTTCTGCAG TCAGTACCATCTGTCCTACCTGCACCTGAGGACCAGCATCGGACTCTGGACCGCCTTCCTGTGCCTGCTGCTGGTCGCCACGGACGCCAGCTCTCTGGTCTGCTACATCACCCGCTTCACAGAGGAGGCCTTCGCCGCGCTCATCTGCATCATCTTCATCTACGAGGCGCTGGAGAAGCTGGTCCGCCTCGGGGAGCTCTACCCCATCAACATGCACAACCAGCTGGACAACCTGACCTTCTACAG ATGTCAGTGTGCTCCACCCGCCAACGCCTCGGCCGAAGTCCTGGGTGTGTGGAGCAAAAAGAACGTGACCCCAGAAAACATCCCCTGGGATCAGCTGAGCTCGAAG ACGTGCAAGGCACTCATGGGGGAGCTGGTCGGCCCGGCGTGCAGCCACAGCGGTCCCTACGTCCCCGACGTCCTCTTCTGGTccatcatcctcttcttcaccaccttcttcctctcctccttcctcaAGCAGTTCAAGACTAAGAGCTACTTCCCCACCAAG GTTCGATCGACCATCAGCGACTTCGCCGTCTTCCTCACCATCATGATCATGGTGCTGGTGGATTATCTGGTGGGAGTTCCTTCACCCAAACTCAACGTGCCCGACCGCTTCAAG CCCACGTCTGAAAATCGGGGGTGGCTGATTTCCCCGCTGGGCCCGAACCCGTGGTGGACGCTGCTGGCCGCCGCCGTCCCCGCGCTGCTCTGCACCATCCTCATCTTCATGGACCAGCAGATCACCGCCGTCATCATCAACAGGAAGGAAAACAAGCTGAAG AAAGGGTGTGGCTATCATCTGGACCTGCTGGTGGTGGCGGTGATGCTGGGCGTGTGCTCCATCATGGGCCTGCCGTGGTTCGTGGCGGCGACGGTGCTCTCAATCTCCCACGTCAACAGCCTGAAGCTGGAGTCGGAGTGCGCGGCGCCCGGCGAGCAGCCCAAGTTCCTCGGCATCAGAGAGCAGCGCGTGACCGGCTTCATGATCTTCTTCCTGATGGGCTGCTCCGTGTTCATGACCTCCGTCCTGAAG TTCATCCCGATGCCCGTCCTGTACGGCGTGTTCCTCTACATGGGCGTGTCCTCGCTCAAAGGCATCCAG CTCTTTGACCGCATCAAACTGTTCGGCATGCCGGCCAAACACCAGCCCGACCTGATCTACCTGCGCTACGTGCCGCTGTGGAAGGTGCACGTCTTCACCGTGGTGCAGCTGTCCTGCCTCATCGCGCTGTGGGCCATCAAAGCCTCGCCCGCCGCCGTCATTTTCCCCATGATG GTTCTCGCTCTGGTTTTCATCCGGAAGCTTCTGGATTTCTGCTTCaccaagagagagctgagctggCTGGACGACCTGATCCCTGagagcaagaagaagaaggaggacgacaagaagaaggagaaggag gacGCTCGGCGGatgctggaggaggtggaggaggagctgcCGTACGACAGAGGAGAAGTCCTCAATTTCCCCATCAAAAACCTGAAAAAGCG CGACCCGTCAGAGGTGAACATCTCTGATGAAATGGCCAAAAGCGGCATCTGGAAGTCTGTTTCCAAAAACTCCGACAGCAGCAAAGCTCTGAGGCGCACCTTCAG CCACGACAAGCTGCCGAGCGTCCGGATAAACGTGGAGAACGAGGACGGGCAAAGAGTCGTGAACGCCGAGACGTCGCTATGA
- the LOC113032733 gene encoding sodium bicarbonate cotransporter 3-like isoform X3, producing MGDFWGDIASQRVARAMSLGNDEEAVLDQGKTSSTLYTNFEKEELESHRAVYVGVHVPLGRQSRRRHRHRGHRHHRKRRERSDREDGRESPSYDTPSQRVQFILGTEDDDEEHIPHDLFTELDELAFKDGDMQEWKETARWLKFEEDVEDGGERWSKPYVATLSLHSLFELRSCILNGTVLLDMRAGSIEEIADMVIDSMLASGQLEEGAQEKVREAMLRRHHHQNEKKLSNRIPLVRSFADIGKKYSEPNLLERNGLLASPQSAPGNLDDNKNAESRGNGGSGSRENSTVDFSKDCDCVCLLPAASRKPAVDMNFMKKIPHGAEASNVLVGEVDFLERPIIAFVRLCPAVLLTGLTEVPVPTRFLFLLLGPFGKGPQYHEIGRSIATLMTDEVFHDVAYKARDRNDLLSGIDEFLDQVTVLPPGEWDPSIRIEPPKSVPSQEKRKIASFPNGSAHSSEMGKEAEHHAGPELQRTGRIFGGLVNDVRRKAPFYWSDIRDAVSLQCLASILFLYCACMSPVITFGGLLGEATKGSISAIESLFGASLTGVAYSLFAGQPLTILGSTGPVLVFEKILFKFCSQYHLSYLHLRTSIGLWTAFLCLLLVATDASSLVCYITRFTEEAFAALICIIFIYEALEKLVRLGELYPINMHNQLDNLTFYRCQCAPPANASAEVLGVWSKKNVTPENIPWDQLSSKTCKALMGELVGPACSHSGPYVPDVLFWSIILFFTTFFLSSFLKQFKTKSYFPTKVRSTISDFAVFLTIMIMVLVDYLVGVPSPKLNVPDRFKPTSENRGWLISPLGPNPWWTLLAAAVPALLCTILIFMDQQITAVIINRKENKLKKGCGYHLDLLVVAVMLGVCSIMGLPWFVAATVLSISHVNSLKLESECAAPGEQPKFLGIREQRVTGFMIFFLMGCSVFMTSVLKFIPMPVLYGVFLYMGVSSLKGIQLFDRIKLFGMPAKHQPDLIYLRYVPLWKVHVFTVVQLSCLIALWAIKASPAAVIFPMMVLALVFIRKLLDFCFTKRELSWLDDLIPESKKKKEDDKKKEKEDARRMLEEVEEELPYDRGEVLNFPIKNLKKRSDPSEVNISDEMAKSGIWKSVSKNSDSSKALRRTFSHDKLPSVRINVENEDGQRVVNAETSL from the exons GGGAACGATGAGGAGGCCGTGCTGGACCAGGGCAAGACCAGCTCCACCCTTTACACCAACTTTGAGAAAGAGGAACTGGAGA GTCACAGGGCGGTGTACGTTGGCGTGCACGTTCCGCTGGGCCGCCAGAGCCGGAGAAGACACCGTCACCGCGGACATCGACATCACAGGAAGCGCAGAGAGCGCTCGGATCGGGAGGACGGGCGAGAGTCGCCGTCATACG ACACGCCGTCTCAGAGGGTCCAGTTCATCCTCGGCACCGAGGACGACGACGAGGAGCACATCCCCCACGACCTGTTCACCGAGCTGGATGAGCTCGCCTTCAAAGACGGAGACATGCAGGAGTGGAAGGAGACGGCCAG gtgGCTGAAGTTTGAGGAGGACGTTGAGGACGGCGGCGAGCGCTGGAGCAAACCCTACGTGGCGACGCTGTCACTGCACAGCCTGTTCGAGCTGCGCTCCTGCATCCTGAACGGCACCGTGCTGCTCGACATGAGAGCCGGCTCCATCGAGGAGATCGCAG ACATGGTGATTGACAGCATGCTGGCGTCCGGTCAGCTGGAGGAGGGCGCGCAGGAGAAGGTGAGGGAGGCCATGCTGAGGCGCCACCACCATCAGAATGAGAAGAAGCTGAGCAACCGCATCCCGCTGGTCCGATCCTTTGCCGACATAGGCAAGAAATACTCGGAGCCAAACTTACTGGAACGCAACG GTCTGCTGGCGTCGCCTCAGTCGGCCCCTGGAAACCTCGACGACAACAAAAACGCCGAGAGTCGCGGCAACGGCGGCAGCGGCAGCCGGGAGAACAGCACGGTGGACTTCAGCAAG GACTGCGACTGCGTTTGTTTGCTGCCAGCGGCCAGCAGGAAGCCCGCA gTGGACATGAACTTCATGAAGAAGATTCCTCACGGAGCCGAGGCCTCCAACGTCCTGGTGGGTGAAGTGGACTTCCTGGAGCGGCCCATCATCGCCTTCGTCCGGCTCTGCCCCGCCGTGCTGCTGACCGGCCTCACCGAAGTCCCGGTGCCCACCAG GTTTCTCTTCCTGCTGCTCGGTCCGTTTGGAAAAGGTCCGCAGTACCACGAGATCGGGCGCTCCATCGCCACACTGATGACAGACGAG GTTTTCCACGACGTGGCGTACAAGGCGAGGGACCGCAACGACCTGCTGTCGGGGATCGACGAGTTCCTGGATCAGGTCACCGTGCTGCCGCCGGGAGAATGGGACCCCAGCATCCGCATCGAGCCCCCGAAGAGCGTCCCGTCTCAG GAGAAGAGAAAGATAGCGTCCTTCCCCAATGGCTCCGCCCACAGCTCTGAGATGGGCAAGGAGGCGGAGCATCACGCGGGACCAGAGCTGCAGAGGACGGGGAG GATTTTTGGCGGTTTGGTGAACGACGTTCGGAGGAAGGCGCCGTTCTACTGGAGCGACATCAGAGACGCCGTGAGCCTGCAGTGCCTGGCCTCCATCCTCTTCCTGTACTGCGCCTGCATGTCGCCCGTCATCACCTTCGGAGGTCTGCTCGGGGAGGCCACCAAAGGGAGCATA AGTGCCATTGAGTCGCTGTTTGGCGCGTCTCTGACGGGCGTGGCCTACTCTCTGTTCGCCGGGCAGCCTCTCACCATCCTGGGCAGCACGGGCCCGGTTCTGGTCTTTGAGAAGATCCTCTTCAAGTTCTGCAG TCAGTACCATCTGTCCTACCTGCACCTGAGGACCAGCATCGGACTCTGGACCGCCTTCCTGTGCCTGCTGCTGGTCGCCACGGACGCCAGCTCTCTGGTCTGCTACATCACCCGCTTCACAGAGGAGGCCTTCGCCGCGCTCATCTGCATCATCTTCATCTACGAGGCGCTGGAGAAGCTGGTCCGCCTCGGGGAGCTCTACCCCATCAACATGCACAACCAGCTGGACAACCTGACCTTCTACAG ATGTCAGTGTGCTCCACCCGCCAACGCCTCGGCCGAAGTCCTGGGTGTGTGGAGCAAAAAGAACGTGACCCCAGAAAACATCCCCTGGGATCAGCTGAGCTCGAAG ACGTGCAAGGCACTCATGGGGGAGCTGGTCGGCCCGGCGTGCAGCCACAGCGGTCCCTACGTCCCCGACGTCCTCTTCTGGTccatcatcctcttcttcaccaccttcttcctctcctccttcctcaAGCAGTTCAAGACTAAGAGCTACTTCCCCACCAAG GTTCGATCGACCATCAGCGACTTCGCCGTCTTCCTCACCATCATGATCATGGTGCTGGTGGATTATCTGGTGGGAGTTCCTTCACCCAAACTCAACGTGCCCGACCGCTTCAAG CCCACGTCTGAAAATCGGGGGTGGCTGATTTCCCCGCTGGGCCCGAACCCGTGGTGGACGCTGCTGGCCGCCGCCGTCCCCGCGCTGCTCTGCACCATCCTCATCTTCATGGACCAGCAGATCACCGCCGTCATCATCAACAGGAAGGAAAACAAGCTGAAG AAAGGGTGTGGCTATCATCTGGACCTGCTGGTGGTGGCGGTGATGCTGGGCGTGTGCTCCATCATGGGCCTGCCGTGGTTCGTGGCGGCGACGGTGCTCTCAATCTCCCACGTCAACAGCCTGAAGCTGGAGTCGGAGTGCGCGGCGCCCGGCGAGCAGCCCAAGTTCCTCGGCATCAGAGAGCAGCGCGTGACCGGCTTCATGATCTTCTTCCTGATGGGCTGCTCCGTGTTCATGACCTCCGTCCTGAAG TTCATCCCGATGCCCGTCCTGTACGGCGTGTTCCTCTACATGGGCGTGTCCTCGCTCAAAGGCATCCAG CTCTTTGACCGCATCAAACTGTTCGGCATGCCGGCCAAACACCAGCCCGACCTGATCTACCTGCGCTACGTGCCGCTGTGGAAGGTGCACGTCTTCACCGTGGTGCAGCTGTCCTGCCTCATCGCGCTGTGGGCCATCAAAGCCTCGCCCGCCGCCGTCATTTTCCCCATGATG GTTCTCGCTCTGGTTTTCATCCGGAAGCTTCTGGATTTCTGCTTCaccaagagagagctgagctggCTGGACGACCTGATCCCTGagagcaagaagaagaaggaggacgacaagaagaaggagaaggag gacGCTCGGCGGatgctggaggaggtggaggaggagctgcCGTACGACAGAGGAGAAGTCCTCAATTTCCCCATCAAAAACCTGAAAAAGCG CAGCGACCCGTCAGAGGTGAACATCTCTGATGAAATGGCCAAAAGCGGCATCTGGAAGTCTGTTTCCAAAAACTCCGACAGCAGCAAAGCTCTGAGGCGCACCTTCAG CCACGACAAGCTGCCGAGCGTCCGGATAAACGTGGAGAACGAGGACGGGCAAAGAGTCGTGAACGCCGAGACGTCGCTATGA
- the LOC113032733 gene encoding sodium bicarbonate cotransporter 3-like isoform X1, whose protein sequence is MGDFWGDIASQRVARAMSLGNDEEAVLDQGKTSSTLYTNFEKEELESHRAVYVGVHVPLGRQSRRRHRHRGHRHHRKRRERSDREDGRESPSYDTPSQRVQFILGTEDDDEEHIPHDLFTELDELAFKDGDMQEWKETARWLKFEEDVEDGGERWSKPYVATLSLHSLFELRSCILNGTVLLDMRAGSIEEIADMVIDSMLASGQLEEGAQEKVREAMLRRHHHQNEKKLSNRIPLVRSFADIGKKYSEPNLLERNGEGLSSSRLSLLRRCSMGSFDLSTLPPSARTPGPFGHLLPGSASSSQTDLSLYRYGRHLSEPSQPHGLALPVPGGSPRRSSAPVGLPKVVVHPPEEEEEEVFHLGDEDDVVPQTGLLASPQSAPGNLDDNKNAESRGNGGSGSRENSTVDFSKDCDCVCLLPAASRKPAVDMNFMKKIPHGAEASNVLVGEVDFLERPIIAFVRLCPAVLLTGLTEVPVPTRFLFLLLGPFGKGPQYHEIGRSIATLMTDEVFHDVAYKARDRNDLLSGIDEFLDQVTVLPPGEWDPSIRIEPPKSVPSQEKRKIASFPNGSAHSSEMGKEAEHHAGPELQRTGRIFGGLVNDVRRKAPFYWSDIRDAVSLQCLASILFLYCACMSPVITFGGLLGEATKGSISAIESLFGASLTGVAYSLFAGQPLTILGSTGPVLVFEKILFKFCSQYHLSYLHLRTSIGLWTAFLCLLLVATDASSLVCYITRFTEEAFAALICIIFIYEALEKLVRLGELYPINMHNQLDNLTFYRCQCAPPANASAEVLGVWSKKNVTPENIPWDQLSSKTCKALMGELVGPACSHSGPYVPDVLFWSIILFFTTFFLSSFLKQFKTKSYFPTKVRSTISDFAVFLTIMIMVLVDYLVGVPSPKLNVPDRFKPTSENRGWLISPLGPNPWWTLLAAAVPALLCTILIFMDQQITAVIINRKENKLKKGCGYHLDLLVVAVMLGVCSIMGLPWFVAATVLSISHVNSLKLESECAAPGEQPKFLGIREQRVTGFMIFFLMGCSVFMTSVLKFIPMPVLYGVFLYMGVSSLKGIQLFDRIKLFGMPAKHQPDLIYLRYVPLWKVHVFTVVQLSCLIALWAIKASPAAVIFPMMVLALVFIRKLLDFCFTKRELSWLDDLIPESKKKKEDDKKKEKEDARRMLEEVEEELPYDRGEVLNFPIKNLKKRSDPSEVNISDEMAKSGIWKSVSKNSDSSKALRRTFSHDKLPSVRINVENEDGQRVVNAETSL, encoded by the exons GGGAACGATGAGGAGGCCGTGCTGGACCAGGGCAAGACCAGCTCCACCCTTTACACCAACTTTGAGAAAGAGGAACTGGAGA GTCACAGGGCGGTGTACGTTGGCGTGCACGTTCCGCTGGGCCGCCAGAGCCGGAGAAGACACCGTCACCGCGGACATCGACATCACAGGAAGCGCAGAGAGCGCTCGGATCGGGAGGACGGGCGAGAGTCGCCGTCATACG ACACGCCGTCTCAGAGGGTCCAGTTCATCCTCGGCACCGAGGACGACGACGAGGAGCACATCCCCCACGACCTGTTCACCGAGCTGGATGAGCTCGCCTTCAAAGACGGAGACATGCAGGAGTGGAAGGAGACGGCCAG gtgGCTGAAGTTTGAGGAGGACGTTGAGGACGGCGGCGAGCGCTGGAGCAAACCCTACGTGGCGACGCTGTCACTGCACAGCCTGTTCGAGCTGCGCTCCTGCATCCTGAACGGCACCGTGCTGCTCGACATGAGAGCCGGCTCCATCGAGGAGATCGCAG ACATGGTGATTGACAGCATGCTGGCGTCCGGTCAGCTGGAGGAGGGCGCGCAGGAGAAGGTGAGGGAGGCCATGCTGAGGCGCCACCACCATCAGAATGAGAAGAAGCTGAGCAACCGCATCCCGCTGGTCCGATCCTTTGCCGACATAGGCAAGAAATACTCGGAGCCAAACTTACTGGAACGCAACG ggGAGGGTCTGTCCTCCTCTCGTCTCTCTCTCCTCCGTCGTTGCTCCATGGGCTCCTTCGACCTCTCCACCCTACCCCCCTCTGCGAGGACCCCAGGCCCGTTCGGGCACCTCCTCCCCGGCTCCGCCTCCTCGTCACAGACCGACCTCTCTCTGTATCGTTACGGCCGTCACCTCTccgaacccagccagcctcacgGACTCGCCCTTCCCGTCCCCGGTGGCTCTCCACGCCGCTCCTCTGCTCCCGTGGGGCTCCCCAAGGTGGTGGTGCACCCcccagaagaggaggaggaggaggtgttcCACCTGGGAGATGAAGACGACGTGGTTCCCCAAACAG GTCTGCTGGCGTCGCCTCAGTCGGCCCCTGGAAACCTCGACGACAACAAAAACGCCGAGAGTCGCGGCAACGGCGGCAGCGGCAGCCGGGAGAACAGCACGGTGGACTTCAGCAAG GACTGCGACTGCGTTTGTTTGCTGCCAGCGGCCAGCAGGAAGCCCGCA gTGGACATGAACTTCATGAAGAAGATTCCTCACGGAGCCGAGGCCTCCAACGTCCTGGTGGGTGAAGTGGACTTCCTGGAGCGGCCCATCATCGCCTTCGTCCGGCTCTGCCCCGCCGTGCTGCTGACCGGCCTCACCGAAGTCCCGGTGCCCACCAG GTTTCTCTTCCTGCTGCTCGGTCCGTTTGGAAAAGGTCCGCAGTACCACGAGATCGGGCGCTCCATCGCCACACTGATGACAGACGAG GTTTTCCACGACGTGGCGTACAAGGCGAGGGACCGCAACGACCTGCTGTCGGGGATCGACGAGTTCCTGGATCAGGTCACCGTGCTGCCGCCGGGAGAATGGGACCCCAGCATCCGCATCGAGCCCCCGAAGAGCGTCCCGTCTCAG GAGAAGAGAAAGATAGCGTCCTTCCCCAATGGCTCCGCCCACAGCTCTGAGATGGGCAAGGAGGCGGAGCATCACGCGGGACCAGAGCTGCAGAGGACGGGGAG GATTTTTGGCGGTTTGGTGAACGACGTTCGGAGGAAGGCGCCGTTCTACTGGAGCGACATCAGAGACGCCGTGAGCCTGCAGTGCCTGGCCTCCATCCTCTTCCTGTACTGCGCCTGCATGTCGCCCGTCATCACCTTCGGAGGTCTGCTCGGGGAGGCCACCAAAGGGAGCATA AGTGCCATTGAGTCGCTGTTTGGCGCGTCTCTGACGGGCGTGGCCTACTCTCTGTTCGCCGGGCAGCCTCTCACCATCCTGGGCAGCACGGGCCCGGTTCTGGTCTTTGAGAAGATCCTCTTCAAGTTCTGCAG TCAGTACCATCTGTCCTACCTGCACCTGAGGACCAGCATCGGACTCTGGACCGCCTTCCTGTGCCTGCTGCTGGTCGCCACGGACGCCAGCTCTCTGGTCTGCTACATCACCCGCTTCACAGAGGAGGCCTTCGCCGCGCTCATCTGCATCATCTTCATCTACGAGGCGCTGGAGAAGCTGGTCCGCCTCGGGGAGCTCTACCCCATCAACATGCACAACCAGCTGGACAACCTGACCTTCTACAG ATGTCAGTGTGCTCCACCCGCCAACGCCTCGGCCGAAGTCCTGGGTGTGTGGAGCAAAAAGAACGTGACCCCAGAAAACATCCCCTGGGATCAGCTGAGCTCGAAG ACGTGCAAGGCACTCATGGGGGAGCTGGTCGGCCCGGCGTGCAGCCACAGCGGTCCCTACGTCCCCGACGTCCTCTTCTGGTccatcatcctcttcttcaccaccttcttcctctcctccttcctcaAGCAGTTCAAGACTAAGAGCTACTTCCCCACCAAG GTTCGATCGACCATCAGCGACTTCGCCGTCTTCCTCACCATCATGATCATGGTGCTGGTGGATTATCTGGTGGGAGTTCCTTCACCCAAACTCAACGTGCCCGACCGCTTCAAG CCCACGTCTGAAAATCGGGGGTGGCTGATTTCCCCGCTGGGCCCGAACCCGTGGTGGACGCTGCTGGCCGCCGCCGTCCCCGCGCTGCTCTGCACCATCCTCATCTTCATGGACCAGCAGATCACCGCCGTCATCATCAACAGGAAGGAAAACAAGCTGAAG AAAGGGTGTGGCTATCATCTGGACCTGCTGGTGGTGGCGGTGATGCTGGGCGTGTGCTCCATCATGGGCCTGCCGTGGTTCGTGGCGGCGACGGTGCTCTCAATCTCCCACGTCAACAGCCTGAAGCTGGAGTCGGAGTGCGCGGCGCCCGGCGAGCAGCCCAAGTTCCTCGGCATCAGAGAGCAGCGCGTGACCGGCTTCATGATCTTCTTCCTGATGGGCTGCTCCGTGTTCATGACCTCCGTCCTGAAG TTCATCCCGATGCCCGTCCTGTACGGCGTGTTCCTCTACATGGGCGTGTCCTCGCTCAAAGGCATCCAG CTCTTTGACCGCATCAAACTGTTCGGCATGCCGGCCAAACACCAGCCCGACCTGATCTACCTGCGCTACGTGCCGCTGTGGAAGGTGCACGTCTTCACCGTGGTGCAGCTGTCCTGCCTCATCGCGCTGTGGGCCATCAAAGCCTCGCCCGCCGCCGTCATTTTCCCCATGATG GTTCTCGCTCTGGTTTTCATCCGGAAGCTTCTGGATTTCTGCTTCaccaagagagagctgagctggCTGGACGACCTGATCCCTGagagcaagaagaagaaggaggacgacaagaagaaggagaaggag gacGCTCGGCGGatgctggaggaggtggaggaggagctgcCGTACGACAGAGGAGAAGTCCTCAATTTCCCCATCAAAAACCTGAAAAAGCG CAGCGACCCGTCAGAGGTGAACATCTCTGATGAAATGGCCAAAAGCGGCATCTGGAAGTCTGTTTCCAAAAACTCCGACAGCAGCAAAGCTCTGAGGCGCACCTTCAG CCACGACAAGCTGCCGAGCGTCCGGATAAACGTGGAGAACGAGGACGGGCAAAGAGTCGTGAACGCCGAGACGTCGCTATGA